CAGGCACAATTGCTTTTAAAGACTGTTTTGTGGCAGAAAGTATAATCTTTTGTAGTCGTTCTATTCTTAGATTTGCTCTTTCCGTGCGTTTTGTCATCAACGGGGTAATTTGAGATACACCCAATTCTGTGGCTTTTTCCAACATCCACTCCCACCGTTCAATATTTTTAGTCGGAGCAACGGCAAGATGTATATTAACAGGAGGTTCTTGCTCACTCTGAACAATTTCTAAAATTTCATATTCACAGGCCTTTAAACTTGCTTTAGTGATTAGCACTTTGTAAAACTTGCCAACACCGTCAATGAGGTGGATCGTATCGCCAACTTTATGTCGTAATACATGGATACAATGATGCGACTCCTCCGGTGATAAAACATTGATATCCCGAGCGATTTCGGGAGCATAAAAGAGTTGCATGAGTGGTTTGCGTTGTTGTGGTCAGAAGAAGCGGGGGCTTAAAACTTTTTCGGGTTTAGACCGCACGACATCCCAGCCAATCATTACTTCATGACTGCCGCTGTTATAGGGATTGAGTTTTGATACACTGAAATCATAAGCATATCCAAAGCGTAAACCATTTTGCAAATGGTATTCGGCAGTAAATAACAAAGCATCTCCTGTCCGGTAGCCCATTCCTACCCAAACCATGTCTTTGATTAAAAGGTTTAAATTCAAATCTGCCTGAAAAGGCGAATCTGAAGGAACGGATTTAATAAGAAAAGAAGGTTTAAGTCTGAGTGCAGGGCTTAAATCGAATACATAGCCGCCGGTCAGGAAATAATGACGTTTATATTTGGAGAGTTGACTCAGGTCGTCCAGTTCGCTGCTCAGCAAATGTGGAACAGAAAGCCCGATAAAATAACGCTCACTATGAAAATATACTCCTAAACCGAAATTCGGCAAGATTTTGTTTTCGGCAACAGAACTGAAATTTGGATCTGTCGGGTCCTGAATGGCTTCTAATTTTGTCCAGTCTGATCGGTAGCTGAGTATTCCGGCACTTAAACCCAGAGCAAGTTGCGCGGTGTTTGAAATTTGTAAACGATAGGCATAGCTGGCATAAGCACTAAACCTGTTATGCACGCCAATCATGTCGTTTTCTATTGACAGCCCTAAAGAATTATTGCTTTCATTGATCGGGCTATGCAAACTTGCCCCCAAAGTTCGGGGAGCACCTTCAATTTTAACCCACTGATAGCGGTAAATAGCCAGCGCACTGAAAGCAGAACGGCTACCTGCATAAGCAGGATTTATAACTAAGCCGTTAAACAGGTATTGAGTATATTGGGCATCTTGTTGTGCAAAAGCACTAAGTCCGGTAAATACAAACAAGACTATAGTCAGTATAAGTTTTTTCATGGGAAGCAAACTTTTCAATTTCAGGTTGTTTGAAATCAGGGTGTAAATATACAGAATAAAATAACCTTTTTATCAGCATTTCATAAATACTGAACTTTGCCTGAAGCCAGATTAAAAAAAGAGGATAGAAACATTTTTATTTAAACAATTTAAGTTTCTTGTAAATGGATAAGTCTATTTTAATCAAGCATCTTTAGTGGTTTGGGATTTAAAAAAAGACGAGGGATAAAAAAGGTTTAAATAATTGCTTTAAAAAATGACAATTCGGGCTTAAAAAAAAGCAAAAGTTATAGCATCTTTGCAATCCCGCATCAAGGCGGGGATATAAAAAAGAATTGCCAATCAGTCTGGCATCGGAACAATCTGTTCCAAAAAACACACTACTAAATTAGTAGGGTATATTATTAAAAACATACACTGCATTTGCACGTCAGCAAACCATTGGAAGCCATCCAAACCGGTTTGTAAAGGGCTTTTGTCGCTAAAATATTGAACTTAAACAACGCTATTCAATTCAAGCAAAACAATGAACGGTTAAGAACGAACACAATTTGAGATGAAATTCAACGAGGGGAGTCGTACTATTAGAAATGATTAAAAAACAAAACAGCGCCAAAAACATTATTAATTTTTTACCATTTTGCCATGAAAACATTACAAAATGTTTGGGATAATTGCTTATCATACCTTAAAGAAATAATAAACAATGAACAGAGCTTCTCAACATGGTTTTTACCAATAGTACCTGTAAAGCTGGAAAATAAAACCATCACGATTCAGGTGCCAAGCCAGTTTTTTTACGAATGGCTGGAAGAGCATTATGCCGATAAAATCAATAAATCCATTAAGTCCGAATTAGGACCGGATGCCAAGTTTGAGTACATGATTATGGTGGATAAAGGCGGACAGAAGAATGGACAACCTTTGTTTACTAATGCAACCGGAGGAAATAAGCATCTGGATGATGAAGAATTTAGAAACGGTTTTGAGGGAAATGCACTGGTAATTCCAGGAATTGTCAGTCAAATCAAACTCGATTCTCAGTTAAATCCCGCCTATACTTTCAGAAATTTTATAGAAGGAGACTGCAATTTACTGGCACGTTCGGCAGGTTTTGCGATTGCCAAAAAACCCGGTGCAGCCTATAACCCGATGGTAATTTATGGTGATTCGGGGTTAGGTAAAACTCACCTCGCTCATGCAATTGGCAATGAGCTCAAAATTCAACATCCCAACAAGAAAGTACTGTTTATCAATGCAGATGCTTACATCAGTCAGTTTATTGAAGCCTTGAAATCGGGGAAAGCCAATCAATACAGCAATATTTATTTAAACATAGATGTCCTGATTGTTGATGATATTCAGTTTTTTGCAAACAAAGAAAAAACACAGGAGCACTTTTTCCATACATTTAACAGTTTGCACCAAAGTGGTAAACAGTTGATTTTGACCTCAGATGTGCCGCCCCGCGATCTTCCTGGAATTAACGACCGTTTGTTATCGAGATTTAAATGGGGGTTAGCCGTCGAGCTTCAAATCCCTGATTTAGAAACAAGAATTGCAATTCTTGAGCGTAAGGCGCAAATGGAAGGCATCGAAATTCCAAGAGACGTATCTGCTTATGTTGCTCATCATATCAACGACAGTATTAGAACCATGGAAGGGGTTTTGAATCATTTGCTGGCACAATCTTTACTGATGAACAGAGAAATTGATTTGAATATGGCCAAAGAAAGTGTCCGCAATGTCAGCAATCATGTTTCGTCCGAAATTACCTGTGAATTTATCACCAAAACCATATCTGAACATTACCGGATACCAATGGAAGGAATAAAAGGTAATTCGAGAAAACGGGAATTGGTTATTCCGCGTCAAGTAGCAATGTATCTTTGCCGGACTTTTACAAACAAATCTTTGACGGAAATAGGTAAATTCTTTAACCGAGATCATACAACTGTAATGCACGCCGTTAATACAGTCAATGATCAAAAGAGTATGAATTCATTATTTAAAGATGAAGTCGAAGAATTTAGCAAAAAAATAAAACTAAGCGAGTAAAACCTACCGGTCAACTTCTCATTTTGCCGGCAGGCTACAACAAAACCCTCAGCATTACTTTTTCCAAAAAGTTGGCAGGGGGTTTTGTTGTTTAATTTGATTTTAGAGCTTATTCTTACCTTTGTGGTTTGTTTTTTCGCAAACCAAGTTTTATTTTTAGAAAAGCCAATAGAATCAAGCAATGATGGAGCAAATCTTTCATAAAACAATTTTAGATTTTATCTCAAGTTTTGCCGATAAGAAAACCTTTGATAAAGGCAGACGTATTTATGAATCCAATTCATTCACACTTAAAAAGTTTGATTCTACAAATTACACGGCAACCTATAGTGTTGAAAGCGATTCATTTTTCAATAAAAACTATAAGGTAGTCATAAAGAATTTTTTGAATCCGGATGAGATAGAAGTGAATTGTAACTGTTTAGCCGCAGACACCCAACTTGTATGCAAACATGGGGTGGCTGCTTTAATGGATTTGGGAGTTAGGCTTTTAACATTTAAATCCAATGTCGCTGAAAAGGCAGAAATATACAAAGAAGGCAATGTATTGTTAAATATGTCAGCGATTGATGAGAAGATTCTAAAGCGTTATATTTCAAAAGACGATTGGATCAAAGTACGTCAACTGGCTTACGGGTTGCGGGCAAAAATTGAAATGGAAATCAACCAAACTGTATCTGCTTCATTGAGTTACAAAAATGAATTGTTTAACATCACCATTCAAAAAATATCAGACCAACAATACGCAACTTCCTGCAACTGCATAGAATCCCAAAATACCCTTTGTCTGCATCGGGCGGTGGTGTTTATGCAACTTTATTATTCAAAAGGTCCGTATGCTTTTGAGCACATGAAAGATTGGACGGAGCGAAAAAACAAACTTTTGGCAGATTACGGATTTTCGCTCGAGGATGACCTGACAGGGAAGTTTAGTTTTTTCTTTGATAATGAAAATCTAAAGATGAAAGTCCTCGACAAATCTTTGATTAAATTGAAAGAAATCCCTGTTTTAACTCAAAATAAAAACAATCTGTCGCCTCATTTAAAAAAAATTGAACTTCCGGTTAAGGCTGCCCTAAATCCACTAAACAAAGGCGAAAAAGATCTGCGTTTTCCCGAACCGGACAAATTTGGAATAGGGTATGTGTTTGATTTAAGAACGGCAAACATGAAATATCCTTATTTTGGACTGACTCCAATAACCGGTAAAATCGGCCCGAATGGTGATAGATTAATATCCCATATCAGTTCTATGTACAATGTTTCCGGAAACCTGGAGTTAAGAAACATGCCTGTTTTGGATGAGAAAGACATTCGTCTCATTCAAATATGTCAGGAAATCAGTGCTGAAAGTATTTTGAATTTGGCAGCAAAAAAACTGAAGGTGAATACTTATACTTTTTGGGGCCAAAATTCAACCATGTTTTCAGAAAAAGGACTGACAAAAGAGCAACATGATTTCCTGCAAAACTACGTAAAAAAAAATCTGGAAGAATTGTTTATGCTGATGCAGGGCAAACGGGCTTATCTCAATAACTCGGAATATGCCGGAATTGTAAAACATTTACTGGAAGAAATTACCCTAATGTCCGACAAGGCAGTGATGTCTTTTTTGGTCTGCGAAAACAACGATTTTATTGAGCTTCAAGCCCGGCTTCATGTTGGACATGAAATAATTCCAATTAACGATGTAAAAACGGTAGCCAATTTTCTTTTGATTTCTCAACGCAAACTGATGATCATAGATGACCGGGATCAACCTGAAATTTTTAAAACATTCATCAAGCAACCGTTGATAAAAGTTAAAAAAAGTGCTTACCCAAGTTTGTTTGCTAATGTAATTGCCCCACTTCAAAGCTATTTTGAGGTAGAAAACAAATTGACTGAATTTGAACTGAAAGATAAAACTGCAACACCCCAGGCTCAACTTTATTTGAAAGAAAATGAAGATTATCTCATTTTACAACCAATTGTTGATTATGGAGACGTTCAGGTAGAATTGGATGACGAGACTGTTTTAGTCTATTCAACCGATATTGACACATTCAGGTTGCATAGAGACGGTGATTTTGAACAACATTTGAAAGAGTTGATGTTGCATCTCCACCCCAATTTCATTGATCAGTATGCCGATACGAACGGCTTGTTTTTTTATCTCAGTTTTGAGGAAGTCATGGTCAACGGATGGATTTTAAACGCAATCGAAACGTTGAAAAACAAAGGGGTTGAAATATTTGGTTTAAAATCGCTAACAAAATTTAAATACAACGTAAACAAACCTACGCTATCGTTCAGCATCAGATCAGGGATTGATTGGTTTGATATTCATGCCGAAATACAATTTGGTGAATTGAGCGTATCGCTCAAAGAGGTTCAGAAATCCATTATCAGAAAAGAAAATTTTGTTAAACTGAGTGATGGAACCCTTGGCATTTTACCCGAAGAATGGATAAAAAGATATGCTGCCATTTTTAAAATGGGAGATGTAAAAGGTAAAAATGAAATTAAAATATCAAAACTTCACTTTTCAGTTATAGACGAACTTTACCAGGACATTGATCAGGAATCTGTGTTGGAAGAACTGCGGGAGAAAAAAGAAAAACTAAAAAATTTTAACCAAATTCAACAAATAACCATACCTGCCGAAGTCAGTGCCGAGCTTCGCCCTTATCAAAAGGCCGGCTTTAATTGGCTCAATTTTCTTCACGAATTTAGTTGGGGGGGGTGTTTGGCAGATGATATGGGTTTGGGTAAAACACTTCAGGTTCTGACTTTTTTGCAGCACTTGAAAAGCATTGGACAACATTCAACCAATCTGGTTGTGGTTCCAACTTCGCTCATTTTTAACTGGGAAGCAGAAGTAGAAAAGTTTTGCCCCGGATTGAAGGTTCTTCGCTATCATGGTACAGACAGATTTAAAATAGACCTTCCCGTTTTCGAAGGTTTCGATATTGTGTTGACTA
This is a stretch of genomic DNA from Sphingobacteriales bacterium. It encodes these proteins:
- a CDS encoding type IX secretion system membrane protein PorP/SprF, which produces MKKLILTIVLFVFTGLSAFAQQDAQYTQYLFNGLVINPAYAGSRSAFSALAIYRYQWVKIEGAPRTLGASLHSPINESNNSLGLSIENDMIGVHNRFSAYASYAYRLQISNTAQLALGLSAGILSYRSDWTKLEAIQDPTDPNFSSVAENKILPNFGLGVYFHSERYFIGLSVPHLLSSELDDLSQLSKYKRHYFLTGGYVFDLSPALRLKPSFLIKSVPSDSPFQADLNLNLLIKDMVWVGMGYRTGDALLFTAEYHLQNGLRFGYAYDFSVSKLNPYNSGSHEVMIGWDVVRSKPEKVLSPRFF
- a CDS encoding DEAD/DEAH box helicase translates to MMEQIFHKTILDFISSFADKKTFDKGRRIYESNSFTLKKFDSTNYTATYSVESDSFFNKNYKVVIKNFLNPDEIEVNCNCLAADTQLVCKHGVAALMDLGVRLLTFKSNVAEKAEIYKEGNVLLNMSAIDEKILKRYISKDDWIKVRQLAYGLRAKIEMEINQTVSASLSYKNELFNITIQKISDQQYATSCNCIESQNTLCLHRAVVFMQLYYSKGPYAFEHMKDWTERKNKLLADYGFSLEDDLTGKFSFFFDNENLKMKVLDKSLIKLKEIPVLTQNKNNLSPHLKKIELPVKAALNPLNKGEKDLRFPEPDKFGIGYVFDLRTANMKYPYFGLTPITGKIGPNGDRLISHISSMYNVSGNLELRNMPVLDEKDIRLIQICQEISAESILNLAAKKLKVNTYTFWGQNSTMFSEKGLTKEQHDFLQNYVKKNLEELFMLMQGKRAYLNNSEYAGIVKHLLEEITLMSDKAVMSFLVCENNDFIELQARLHVGHEIIPINDVKTVANFLLISQRKLMIIDDRDQPEIFKTFIKQPLIKVKKSAYPSLFANVIAPLQSYFEVENKLTEFELKDKTATPQAQLYLKENEDYLILQPIVDYGDVQVELDDETVLVYSTDIDTFRLHRDGDFEQHLKELMLHLHPNFIDQYADTNGLFFYLSFEEVMVNGWILNAIETLKNKGVEIFGLKSLTKFKYNVNKPTLSFSIRSGIDWFDIHAEIQFGELSVSLKEVQKSIIRKENFVKLSDGTLGILPEEWIKRYAAIFKMGDVKGKNEIKISKLHFSVIDELYQDIDQESVLEELREKKEKLKNFNQIQQITIPAEVSAELRPYQKAGFNWLNFLHEFSWGGCLADDMGLGKTLQVLTFLQHLKSIGQHSTNLVVVPTSLIFNWEAEVEKFCPGLKVLRYHGTDRFKIDLPVFEGFDIVLTTYGTLASDIEKFMDFTFNYLILDESQAIKNPETKRYKSAMLLKARNRIAMTGTPIENNTFDLFAQLNFLNPGMLGSIDFFKEQYSNPIDKQNDADRIDELKRIVHPFILRRTKEVVAQELPEKTETILYCQMGSKQRKVYEAFKDRYRDKILEKIDSDGISRAGIYILEGLMKLRQICDSPELLKDSEDYGAESVKLTELLEHISEHTGKHKILVFSQFLGMLSLIRNQLQKRHIGFTYLTGATTPAGREEAVRLFQTNPDCRVFLISLKAGGTGLNLTAADYVFLVDPWWNPAVEQQAIDRTHRIGQTNHVFAYKMICKDTVEEKILALQLKKKTLAADLIGTDKGFIKSLTKSDVLYLFS
- the dnaA gene encoding chromosomal replication initiator protein DnaA, translated to MKTLQNVWDNCLSYLKEIINNEQSFSTWFLPIVPVKLENKTITIQVPSQFFYEWLEEHYADKINKSIKSELGPDAKFEYMIMVDKGGQKNGQPLFTNATGGNKHLDDEEFRNGFEGNALVIPGIVSQIKLDSQLNPAYTFRNFIEGDCNLLARSAGFAIAKKPGAAYNPMVIYGDSGLGKTHLAHAIGNELKIQHPNKKVLFINADAYISQFIEALKSGKANQYSNIYLNIDVLIVDDIQFFANKEKTQEHFFHTFNSLHQSGKQLILTSDVPPRDLPGINDRLLSRFKWGLAVELQIPDLETRIAILERKAQMEGIEIPRDVSAYVAHHINDSIRTMEGVLNHLLAQSLLMNREIDLNMAKESVRNVSNHVSSEITCEFITKTISEHYRIPMEGIKGNSRKRELVIPRQVAMYLCRTFTNKSLTEIGKFFNRDHTTVMHAVNTVNDQKSMNSLFKDEVEEFSKKIKLSE
- a CDS encoding 16S rRNA (uracil(1498)-N(3))-methyltransferase produces the protein MQLFYAPEIARDINVLSPEESHHCIHVLRHKVGDTIHLIDGVGKFYKVLITKASLKACEYEILEIVQSEQEPPVNIHLAVAPTKNIERWEWMLEKATELGVSQITPLMTKRTERANLRIERLQKIILSATKQSLKAIVPVLHPPTGFTQLLSNQLQTTGIQKLIAVIDDNNLHLWRVYTKSNDALILIGPEGDFTPEEIELAYQNGFSPVSLGRSRLRTETAAIAACHTLNMLNE